From Nitrospira sp., the proteins below share one genomic window:
- a CDS encoding glutamate synthase subunit beta, whose product MGDPKGFMKYAREGPKRKPVELRVLDWKEMYEPIPEDKLKVQGARCMDCGVPFCQGSTGCPVVNLIPEWNDLVYRGRWKDALKALHTTNNFPEFTGRLCPAPCEGACVLGINEDPVSIRIIEWNIIDRGFNEGYVEPILPVVKTGKTVAIVGSGPSGLAAAQQLARAGHSVTVFEKADRIGGLLRYGIPDFKMEKWVIDRRLEQMKAEGVDFKTGVTIGKDITGEQLRKQFDAVGLTMGAEQARELPIPGRELKGVHLAMEYLTQQNKRTAGIPITDEPIVAKGKRVIVIGGGDTGSDCVGTAHRQGCAEVHQFELLPEPPPTRASSTPWPLWPMQLRTSHAHEEGCDRQWSISTTKFTGHNGQVTKLHGNKVKFEGGKFTPIPNSDFEMDADLVLLAMGFTGPVKNGLLDSLGVKYDQRGAVSVDEGFMTNLDGVFAGGDTKRGASLIVWAISEGRKMAAGINQYLQAGKSAKQAVK is encoded by the coding sequence ATGGGCGATCCAAAAGGTTTCATGAAATATGCCCGCGAGGGCCCCAAGCGGAAACCGGTCGAGTTGCGCGTGCTCGATTGGAAGGAAATGTACGAGCCGATCCCCGAGGACAAGCTCAAGGTCCAGGGCGCCCGTTGCATGGATTGCGGTGTGCCGTTCTGCCAGGGCTCGACCGGCTGCCCGGTGGTCAATCTGATTCCCGAGTGGAACGATCTCGTCTACCGTGGCCGCTGGAAAGACGCGCTCAAGGCGCTCCATACCACGAACAACTTCCCCGAATTTACCGGCCGGCTCTGTCCGGCTCCCTGCGAAGGCGCCTGCGTCCTCGGCATCAATGAAGATCCGGTGTCGATCCGCATCATCGAATGGAACATCATTGATCGGGGATTCAACGAGGGCTACGTCGAGCCGATTTTGCCGGTCGTCAAGACGGGCAAGACCGTGGCCATCGTCGGGTCCGGCCCCTCCGGGTTAGCGGCCGCGCAGCAACTGGCGCGCGCCGGACATAGTGTCACCGTGTTTGAGAAGGCCGATCGCATCGGCGGCTTGCTGCGCTACGGCATTCCCGATTTCAAGATGGAAAAGTGGGTCATTGACCGGCGGCTGGAGCAGATGAAGGCCGAAGGCGTCGACTTCAAGACCGGCGTCACGATCGGGAAAGACATCACGGGCGAACAACTGCGCAAGCAGTTCGATGCGGTGGGTTTAACCATGGGCGCCGAGCAGGCGCGCGAGCTGCCGATCCCAGGGCGCGAGCTCAAGGGCGTGCACCTCGCGATGGAATATCTCACCCAGCAGAACAAGCGCACGGCGGGCATTCCCATCACGGACGAGCCCATCGTGGCCAAAGGCAAGCGGGTGATCGTGATCGGCGGCGGCGATACCGGGTCCGATTGCGTCGGCACCGCCCATCGCCAAGGCTGCGCGGAAGTGCATCAGTTTGAATTGCTGCCGGAGCCGCCTCCAACCCGCGCCAGTTCAACGCCCTGGCCGCTCTGGCCGATGCAGCTGCGGACCTCGCATGCGCATGAAGAAGGCTGCGACCGGCAGTGGAGCATTTCGACCACTAAGTTTACCGGCCACAACGGCCAGGTCACCAAGCTGCATGGGAACAAGGTGAAGTTCGAGGGCGGCAAGTTCACGCCAATTCCGAACAGCGACTTCGAGATGGATGCGGATCTTGTCTTGCTCGCCATGGGCTTCACCGGTCCGGTGAAGAACGGCCTGCTCGACAGCCTCGGCGTGAAGTACGATCAGCGCGGCGCGGTGTCGGTGGACGAAGGCTTCATGACCAACCTCGACGGGGTTTTTGCCGGCGGCGACACCAAGCGCGGCGCCTCCCTCATTGTCTGGGCGATCTCCGAAGGCCGCAAGATGGCCGCGGGGATCAATCAGTATCTGCAAGCGGGAAAATCCGCAAAACAGGCAGTAAAGTAA
- a CDS encoding antibiotic biosynthesis monooxygenase family protein — MSTNVIVTFKSKPEKLAAFVEILNQAKIDVPKVAGCKAFRIFNDVNEPCTFTLVETWVSEAEHKQFFEGMVSSGFWSHIATHLACDPTSSYYKEF; from the coding sequence ATGAGTACAAATGTAATCGTCACTTTTAAATCGAAGCCTGAAAAGTTAGCGGCGTTTGTAGAAATACTGAACCAAGCAAAAATTGACGTCCCTAAAGTCGCTGGCTGCAAGGCATTTCGAATATTCAATGACGTCAACGAGCCTTGTACATTTACTCTGGTCGAAACGTGGGTATCTGAAGCCGAGCATAAACAATTTTTCGAAGGTATGGTGTCATCTGGTTTTTGGAGCCACATTGCTACACATTTAGCTTGTGATCCAACAAGCAGTTACTACAAAGAGTTCTAA
- a CDS encoding AAA family ATPase, with the protein MALSTSVHDLRTLIRSFHPLIVIETVEEDRVSSLLQSVSAQERMPLFEWSITRGLTRQEDGPTLSKMTATPLALLQHVQGLTVEGIFWLKDMAPHLQDAATARQLREVAAAYSRSRATCVITGEPIALPPDLERLAVRYRLSLPDQDELDAMLGHVLQSLDRHRLQGRPRSTTLAHSMASALTGARDMPPPLPPQERAAILRALKGMTLHQARQVITQCVVDDGALTADDVQKILDRKVQAVKDGGLLEYYPLEDNRFELGGFGNLQRWLDRAKMGFTPEAKALNLQPPRGILLVGVPGCGKSLAAKVIAREWRLPLLKLDAGRLFDKFVGESEKNFRKAVEMAESLAPIILWVDEIEKALVAGGGNGEADAGLSRRLFGAFLTWLQEKKEDVFVVATANDLSSLPPELLRKGRFDEIFFVDLPDDREREAIWKIHLGLRKQDVTAINLTHVVSASDGFSGSEIEQAVVAALYRALHQKTTLTTELLIEELTQTIPLSVTRREDIDRLRETAQGRFVNVR; encoded by the coding sequence ATGGCACTCTCAACCAGCGTCCACGACCTCCGCACATTGATCCGGTCCTTCCACCCGTTGATCGTCATCGAAACGGTGGAAGAAGACCGCGTGTCTTCGCTGCTGCAATCGGTCAGCGCCCAGGAGCGCATGCCGCTGTTTGAATGGTCCATTACGCGCGGCCTGACCCGGCAGGAAGACGGCCCCACGCTCAGCAAGATGACCGCCACACCCCTCGCGCTGCTCCAACATGTGCAGGGCCTCACGGTCGAAGGCATATTCTGGCTCAAGGACATGGCCCCTCATCTGCAAGATGCCGCCACGGCCCGCCAGCTCCGTGAAGTGGCCGCGGCCTACAGCCGCTCCCGCGCTACCTGCGTGATCACCGGGGAGCCGATCGCGCTGCCGCCCGACCTTGAACGCCTGGCCGTCCGCTACCGGCTCAGCCTCCCGGACCAAGATGAATTGGACGCCATGCTCGGCCATGTGCTGCAGTCACTCGACCGGCACCGACTCCAGGGCCGCCCCCGATCCACCACGCTCGCGCACAGCATGGCCAGCGCCCTCACAGGGGCTCGCGACATGCCACCCCCGCTGCCGCCGCAAGAACGCGCAGCCATCCTCCGGGCGCTCAAAGGGATGACCTTGCACCAGGCGCGGCAAGTCATCACCCAATGCGTCGTGGACGACGGCGCCCTTACGGCGGACGACGTGCAGAAAATTCTCGACCGGAAAGTGCAGGCCGTGAAAGATGGCGGGCTGTTGGAGTACTACCCGCTCGAAGACAATCGGTTCGAGCTGGGCGGATTCGGCAATCTCCAGCGCTGGCTTGACCGTGCCAAGATGGGCTTCACGCCGGAAGCCAAAGCGCTGAATCTGCAGCCGCCCCGGGGCATCCTGCTGGTCGGCGTGCCGGGCTGCGGCAAATCGCTGGCGGCCAAAGTGATCGCCCGCGAGTGGCGCTTGCCGCTCCTGAAGCTCGACGCCGGCCGCCTGTTCGACAAATTCGTCGGCGAATCGGAAAAGAATTTTCGCAAAGCGGTGGAGATGGCGGAATCGCTGGCCCCGATTATCCTCTGGGTGGATGAAATCGAGAAGGCCCTGGTGGCGGGCGGAGGCAACGGCGAGGCCGATGCCGGGCTCAGCCGGCGGCTCTTCGGCGCCTTCCTCACCTGGCTCCAGGAAAAGAAAGAAGACGTCTTCGTCGTAGCGACAGCCAACGACCTCTCCTCCTTGCCGCCTGAACTGCTCCGCAAAGGGCGCTTCGATGAAATCTTTTTTGTGGACCTGCCGGACGATCGCGAGCGTGAGGCCATCTGGAAGATTCATCTCGGGCTCCGCAAGCAGGACGTGACGGCCATCAACCTCACCCATGTGGTGAGTGCCAGCGATGGATTCAGCGGATCGGAAATCGAACAGGCAGTCGTCGCCGCCCTCTATCGCGCCCTGCACCAAAAGACCACCCTGACGACCGAATTGTTGATTGAAGAGCTGACCCAAACCATCCCGCTCTCCGTCACGCGGCGGGAAGACATCGACCGCCTCCGCGAGACCGCCCAAGGCCGTTTTGTGAATGTCCGGTAA
- a CDS encoding CHAP domain-containing protein: protein MTGTTLALLTLAGCATAPIELPPAPQIDAVPAKTPAGLSRTRAAVVRTAAKLVGTTTLQSNGRRIAYDCAGVTRAIFLEHGIDLYSGGTNDPNANGVRLIFSHVRRHGTLHQNPVAHPGDLVFFDNTWDFNGDGRLNDPLTHVGVVERVDPDGTVTFISRVAESVERYRMNLALPHIHKTADGRVLNDYIRRIHPSDPVDMGHLTGELFTFYGARLGQ, encoded by the coding sequence ATGACTGGAACCACCCTCGCTCTGCTCACCCTGGCCGGCTGCGCCACCGCGCCGATCGAACTGCCGCCGGCTCCCCAGATTGACGCCGTCCCGGCCAAGACTCCCGCCGGGCTGTCACGCACCAGAGCCGCCGTCGTCCGCACCGCGGCTAAACTCGTCGGGACCACCACGCTACAGAGCAACGGGCGGCGGATCGCCTACGATTGCGCCGGGGTCACCCGCGCCATCTTCCTCGAACATGGGATCGACTTGTACAGCGGGGGCACAAACGATCCGAACGCCAACGGAGTCCGCCTCATCTTCTCGCATGTCCGACGGCATGGGACCCTGCACCAGAACCCTGTCGCCCACCCCGGCGATCTCGTCTTTTTCGACAACACCTGGGACTTCAACGGCGACGGCAGGCTCAACGATCCCTTGACCCATGTCGGCGTAGTGGAACGCGTCGATCCCGACGGCACCGTCACCTTCATCAGCCGCGTGGCCGAGTCGGTCGAGCGCTATCGCATGAACCTCGCCCTTCCCCACATCCACAAAACCGCCGATGGCCGCGTCCTCAACGACTACATCCGCCGCATCCACCCCAGCGACCCCGTAGACATGGGGCACCTCACCGGCGAACTTTTCACCTTCTATGGAGCGCGGCTGGGGCAATAA
- a CDS encoding DUF5069 domain-containing protein, whose amino-acid sequence MTQSTYPRSPKALLGGIAHLGRFIDKIKLRHAGQIQDYNYITVGFDKYLIDFLGIDAKAFEQKVLAGGTDEQLLDWVKANGKPHSHEAIAQWSQGLLVSGPKDDATRARFQGRLDEIAKKRGVPVSALPPASTWADAIELDEGRL is encoded by the coding sequence ATGACGCAATCCACCTATCCCCGCAGTCCGAAAGCCTTGCTCGGTGGCATCGCCCACCTGGGCCGGTTTATCGACAAGATCAAGCTCCGCCATGCGGGGCAGATTCAGGATTACAATTACATCACGGTAGGGTTTGACAAGTATCTGATCGATTTCCTCGGCATCGATGCGAAGGCGTTTGAGCAGAAGGTGTTGGCCGGTGGAACGGATGAACAGTTGCTGGACTGGGTGAAGGCGAACGGCAAGCCGCATTCTCACGAAGCGATCGCGCAATGGTCGCAGGGCTTGCTGGTGTCCGGCCCGAAAGATGACGCGACTCGTGCGCGCTTTCAGGGACGGCTGGATGAGATAGCCAAGAAGCGCGGCGTGCCGGTTAGTGCACTGCCTCCGGCATCGACCTGGGCGGATGCGATTGAACTCGACGAAGGGCGCCTGTAG
- a CDS encoding SUMF1/EgtB/PvdO family nonheme iron enzyme, whose protein sequence is MAFSRWCSTILLLALTAWSLASPPAKAAKAPHPKPSQDLARHLTGIAALAKPSPIVTVPAGAFLLGSKRIDDDPYGIGTQFDDTELPQHRVWMDAFEIDRDEVSLGEYLAFLYRQKITPSDELQKLIWHVITVHSVSDETLTRWPALYVSWTEARDFCQLQGKRLPTEAEWEKAARGTDGGLFPWGNAMPDSKLAMFGQHHVHEIPILAPVDSLDDGRSPFGLHHMAGNVAEWVQDWFGFDYYAYMPEKNPPGPASGRYRSVRGGSWKSRVIMLRTATRSGSEPEKRSATIGFRCAQSIASP, encoded by the coding sequence ATGGCCTTCTCGCGTTGGTGCTCCACGATTCTTCTCCTCGCTCTCACGGCCTGGTCCCTGGCATCGCCCCCTGCCAAAGCCGCAAAAGCTCCGCATCCTAAACCCTCTCAAGATCTGGCGCGGCACCTCACCGGGATCGCCGCGCTCGCGAAACCTTCGCCGATCGTCACCGTACCGGCTGGGGCGTTCCTGCTCGGCAGCAAACGCATCGATGACGACCCCTACGGCATCGGCACGCAGTTTGACGATACGGAACTCCCCCAGCACCGCGTGTGGATGGACGCCTTCGAAATAGATCGGGACGAAGTGAGCCTGGGCGAATATCTTGCGTTCCTGTACCGGCAGAAGATCACCCCGTCGGACGAATTGCAGAAACTGATCTGGCACGTGATCACCGTCCACTCCGTCAGCGATGAGACGCTCACGCGCTGGCCGGCGCTCTATGTCAGCTGGACCGAAGCCCGCGATTTCTGCCAGTTGCAGGGGAAACGCCTGCCGACCGAGGCCGAGTGGGAAAAAGCCGCGCGCGGCACGGACGGCGGACTCTTTCCCTGGGGCAATGCCATGCCCGACTCGAAACTCGCCATGTTCGGGCAACACCACGTCCACGAGATCCCCATCTTGGCCCCGGTGGATTCCCTCGACGACGGACGCAGTCCCTTCGGCCTCCATCACATGGCGGGCAACGTGGCCGAGTGGGTCCAGGACTGGTTCGGATTCGATTACTACGCCTATATGCCGGAAAAGAATCCGCCGGGACCGGCGAGCGGACGCTACCGCAGCGTACGCGGCGGATCGTGGAAAAGCAGAGTGATCATGCTGCGGACCGCCACGCGGAGCGGCTCGGAGCCCGAGAAGCGATCGGCCACCATCGGCTTTCGCTGCGCGCAATCCATCGCATCGCCCTAA
- the gltB gene encoding glutamate synthase large subunit produces the protein MMIPGLPPKQGLYDPDQEKDSCGVGFVVNIQGQKSHTIVQQGLQILENLTHRGAQGCDPCTGDGAGILLQVPHDFLKRAAGDAGVSLPGAGEYGVGMVFLPPQADRRQQCEQLFAKVIAEEGLRLLGWRDVPVKSDAIGDVARSTEPFMRQIFIARDVLNDAQFERKLYVVRKRVENAVRASAIQGREYFYIPSLSANTIVYKGLLLPHQMAAYYQDLKDASVTSALALVHSRFSTNTFPTWPLAHPYRYICHNGEINTLKGNVNWMRARQGRLNSDLFGKDLEKLYPIVHEQQSDSACLDNAVEFLTMGGRSLPHAMMMLIPEPWVANPQMDLDRRGFYEYHAAMQEPWDGPAAVCFTDGKLIGATLDRNGLRPCRYQVTTDGLVILASEAGVLPIETQKIRQKGRLMPGRMFLIDTVQGRLIDDEEVKAEIVSRKPYRSWVTQYRISLDELPEPLNVPQPDHPTTRQRQQAFGYTVEELKMVLTPMVVNGEEAISSMGTDTPLAVLSDRPQLLFKYFRQLFAQVTNPPIDPIREELVMSLTTSIGPKPNLMDEHPESCRRIRVKQPILTNADLQKIREIADPHFKSKTLKMLFRVAEGPEGLGAAVDDLCRQASQAIKEGYKFLILSDRGVNEEWAPIPSLLGIAAVHHHLVRECTRTEVGLTVETGEPRDVHHFACLIGYGAGTVNPYLVFESLVDMERDGYLPEGLDAQTAEGKFIKAINKGLLKVFSKMGISTVQSYCGAQIFEAIGLNHELIGRYFTGTPSRVEGIGIREIGEETLRRHKLAYEPVPIRQLDFGGEIHYRIQGEHHNWNPDTIYKLQHATRNNDPKTFAEFSQLVNDESKRRSNLRGLLDFKFLPEPIPLDEVEPAKDIVKRFTTGAMSFGSISKEAHETLAVAMNRLGAKSNTGEGGEDPERFKPLPNGDSKNSYIKQVASARFGVTSHYLANAKELQIKMAQGAKPGEGGQLPGHKVDENIAKFRHSTPGVALISPPPHHDIYSIEDLAQLIFDLKNANPDAAVSVKLVSEVGVGTVAAGVAKAHADKVLISGDSGGTGASPLSSIKYAGGPWELGLAETHQTLVMNDLRGRIRVETDGQLKTGRDVAIATLLGAEEYGFATAPLIVEGCIMMRKCHLNTCPVGIATQDPELRKKFSGQPEHIVNFFFFVAEELRHIMAKLGFRTINEMVGRVDKLKVQQAIDHWKAKGLDLTPLLKAPDVGADVPRHCVQKQDHGIAEVLDNQLIELCKPALDRREKVSLDLPIRNVNRTVGTMLSSRISKQYGSEGLPDDTISIKFNGSAGQSFGAFLARGVTLTLEGESNDYIGKGLSGGKIVVFPPKNAIYVPEETILVGNTSLYGATQGEAYFYGMAGERFAVRNSGVRAVVEGTGDHGCEYMTGGVVVVLGRTGRNFAAGMSGGVAFVLDELGKFPARCNTGMVELEKVAAADDKKLLHEMITAHFMVTGSRNAKRILDSWEALLPKFVKVMPVDYKRVLEERKKKAAASK, from the coding sequence ATGATGATTCCAGGACTTCCCCCGAAACAAGGCTTGTACGATCCCGATCAGGAAAAGGATTCCTGCGGGGTGGGCTTTGTCGTCAATATTCAGGGCCAGAAATCCCATACGATCGTCCAGCAGGGGCTGCAGATCCTTGAAAACCTGACCCACCGAGGGGCTCAGGGGTGCGACCCCTGTACCGGCGACGGCGCGGGCATTCTGCTCCAGGTGCCGCACGACTTTTTGAAGCGCGCGGCCGGCGATGCCGGCGTGTCGTTGCCGGGCGCCGGCGAGTATGGCGTGGGCATGGTGTTCTTGCCGCCCCAGGCCGACCGCCGGCAGCAGTGCGAACAGCTGTTTGCGAAGGTGATTGCGGAAGAAGGGTTGCGGCTGTTGGGCTGGCGCGATGTGCCGGTGAAGAGCGATGCCATTGGCGACGTGGCGCGCAGCACCGAGCCGTTCATGCGGCAGATCTTTATCGCCCGCGACGTGCTCAACGACGCGCAGTTCGAGCGGAAACTGTACGTGGTCCGCAAGCGGGTCGAGAACGCCGTGCGGGCGTCCGCGATTCAGGGCCGCGAGTATTTCTATATTCCCAGCCTGTCGGCGAACACCATCGTCTACAAGGGATTGCTGCTGCCGCATCAGATGGCGGCGTACTATCAAGATCTCAAAGACGCGAGCGTGACCAGCGCGCTGGCCCTGGTCCACTCGCGGTTCAGCACCAATACCTTTCCGACCTGGCCGCTGGCCCATCCCTATCGCTATATCTGCCACAACGGCGAGATCAATACCCTCAAGGGCAACGTGAATTGGATGCGCGCCCGCCAGGGGCGGCTCAATTCCGATCTGTTCGGCAAGGATCTCGAAAAGCTCTATCCCATCGTCCATGAGCAGCAGAGCGACTCGGCCTGTTTGGATAATGCCGTCGAGTTTCTCACCATGGGCGGCCGGTCGCTCCCCCACGCGATGATGATGCTCATTCCCGAGCCCTGGGTGGCGAATCCGCAGATGGATCTTGACCGGCGCGGGTTCTACGAATATCACGCCGCAATGCAAGAGCCCTGGGACGGCCCCGCGGCGGTCTGCTTCACAGACGGCAAATTGATCGGCGCGACGCTGGACCGGAACGGCCTGCGTCCCTGCCGGTATCAAGTCACCACCGATGGCCTGGTCATTCTGGCGTCGGAAGCCGGGGTGCTGCCGATCGAGACACAGAAGATCCGGCAGAAGGGCCGGCTCATGCCGGGCCGCATGTTCCTGATCGATACCGTGCAGGGCCGCCTGATCGACGACGAAGAAGTGAAGGCGGAGATTGTCAGCCGCAAGCCCTATCGGTCGTGGGTCACGCAGTACCGGATTTCGCTGGATGAATTGCCGGAACCGTTGAACGTGCCGCAGCCCGACCATCCGACGACGCGCCAGCGTCAGCAGGCCTTCGGCTATACGGTCGAAGAGCTGAAGATGGTGCTCACGCCGATGGTGGTGAACGGGGAAGAGGCGATCTCGTCGATGGGCACGGATACGCCGCTGGCCGTGCTGTCAGACCGGCCGCAGCTCCTGTTCAAGTATTTCCGGCAGCTCTTTGCGCAGGTGACGAATCCGCCGATCGATCCGATCCGCGAAGAACTCGTCATGTCGCTGACGACGAGCATCGGGCCGAAGCCCAATCTGATGGATGAACATCCGGAATCCTGCCGGCGCATCCGTGTGAAACAGCCGATTCTGACCAATGCCGATCTGCAAAAGATTCGCGAGATCGCCGATCCCCATTTCAAGAGCAAGACGTTGAAGATGCTCTTCCGCGTGGCCGAAGGGCCGGAGGGATTGGGCGCCGCGGTCGATGATCTCTGCCGCCAGGCCTCACAGGCCATTAAAGAGGGCTACAAGTTCCTGATCCTGAGCGACCGGGGCGTGAACGAAGAGTGGGCGCCGATCCCGAGCCTGCTCGGCATTGCGGCGGTGCACCACCATCTGGTCCGCGAATGCACCAGGACGGAAGTCGGGTTGACCGTGGAAACCGGCGAGCCGCGCGACGTGCACCACTTCGCCTGCCTCATCGGCTACGGCGCCGGGACGGTGAATCCGTACCTCGTGTTCGAGTCGCTGGTGGACATGGAGCGCGACGGCTATTTGCCGGAAGGGCTCGATGCGCAGACCGCCGAAGGGAAATTCATCAAGGCGATCAATAAGGGCCTGCTCAAAGTCTTCTCGAAGATGGGCATCTCCACGGTGCAGTCGTATTGCGGTGCCCAGATTTTCGAGGCCATCGGGCTCAATCATGAATTGATCGGCCGCTACTTTACCGGGACGCCCTCCCGCGTCGAAGGGATCGGCATTCGGGAGATCGGCGAGGAAACGCTGCGTCGGCATAAGCTGGCCTACGAACCGGTGCCGATCAGACAGCTCGATTTCGGCGGCGAAATTCACTACCGGATCCAGGGCGAGCACCACAACTGGAACCCGGACACGATCTATAAGCTGCAGCACGCGACGCGGAACAACGATCCCAAGACCTTTGCGGAGTTCTCGCAGCTCGTCAACGACGAGAGCAAGCGGCGCTCCAATTTGCGCGGGCTGCTCGATTTCAAGTTCCTGCCCGAGCCGATTCCCCTCGATGAGGTGGAGCCGGCCAAGGACATCGTCAAGCGCTTTACCACCGGCGCCATGTCGTTCGGCTCCATCAGCAAGGAAGCCCACGAAACGCTGGCGGTCGCGATGAACCGCCTCGGCGCCAAGAGCAACACCGGCGAGGGCGGCGAAGATCCGGAGCGGTTCAAGCCGCTGCCGAACGGGGATTCCAAAAACAGCTACATCAAGCAGGTGGCGTCGGCCCGGTTCGGCGTGACCAGCCATTATCTGGCGAACGCCAAAGAGTTGCAGATCAAGATGGCGCAGGGTGCGAAGCCGGGCGAAGGCGGCCAGTTGCCGGGGCACAAGGTCGATGAGAACATCGCCAAGTTCCGCCATTCCACGCCCGGGGTGGCGTTGATTTCCCCGCCGCCGCATCACGACATTTATTCCATCGAAGACTTGGCGCAGCTGATTTTCGATTTGAAGAATGCCAACCCGGACGCCGCCGTGTCGGTCAAGCTCGTGTCGGAAGTGGGCGTCGGGACCGTCGCCGCGGGCGTGGCCAAAGCGCATGCCGACAAGGTATTGATCAGCGGCGATTCCGGCGGAACCGGCGCGTCGCCCTTGTCGTCGATCAAGTATGCCGGCGGGCCCTGGGAGCTGGGGCTGGCGGAAACCCATCAGACGCTCGTGATGAACGATCTGCGCGGCCGTATCCGTGTCGAAACCGACGGCCAGTTGAAGACGGGGCGGGATGTCGCCATTGCCACGCTGCTCGGCGCGGAAGAATATGGCTTTGCCACGGCGCCGTTGATCGTGGAAGGCTGTATCATGATGCGCAAGTGCCATCTGAACACCTGCCCGGTCGGCATCGCCACGCAAGATCCCGAGTTGCGCAAGAAGTTCAGCGGACAGCCGGAGCATATCGTCAATTTCTTCTTCTTCGTCGCCGAAGAGTTGCGGCACATCATGGCGAAGCTGGGGTTCCGGACCATCAATGAGATGGTTGGCCGCGTCGATAAGCTCAAAGTGCAACAGGCCATCGATCATTGGAAGGCCAAAGGCCTCGATCTCACGCCCTTGCTGAAGGCGCCGGACGTCGGTGCCGATGTCCCGCGTCATTGCGTTCAGAAACAGGACCATGGCATCGCCGAGGTGTTGGACAACCAGTTGATCGAGCTGTGCAAGCCGGCCTTGGACAGACGCGAAAAGGTCTCGCTCGACTTGCCGATCCGCAACGTCAATCGGACCGTCGGTACGATGTTGTCGAGCCGGATCTCCAAGCAGTATGGCTCGGAGGGGCTTCCGGACGACACGATCTCCATCAAGTTCAATGGATCGGCGGGCCAATCCTTCGGCGCATTTCTGGCGCGCGGCGTCACGCTGACGCTCGAAGGCGAGTCGAACGACTATATCGGCAAGGGGCTCTCCGGTGGCAAAATCGTCGTCTTCCCTCCGAAGAACGCGATCTATGTGCCGGAAGAGACGATTCTGGTCGGCAACACGTCGCTCTACGGCGCTACGCAGGGCGAAGCCTATTTCTACGGCATGGCCGGTGAACGGTTTGCCGTGCGGAACAGCGGCGTGCGGGCCGTCGTGGAAGGCACCGGCGATCACGGGTGCGAATATATGACCGGCGGCGTCGTCGTCGTGCTGGGACGGACCGGGCGCAACTTTGCGGCCGGGATGTCGGGCGGCGTGGCCTTCGTGCTCGACGAATTGGGCAAGTTCCCGGCGCGCTGCAACACCGGCATGGTCGAGCTGGAGAAGGTGGCGGCCGCCGACGATAAAAAGCTGCTGCATGAGATGATTACTGCGCACTTCATGGTCACCGGCAGCCGGAATGCCAAGCGCATCCTGGATTCGTGGGAGGCCCTGTTGCCGAAGTTTGTGAAGGTGATGCCGGTCGATTACAAGCGCGTACTGGAAGAGCGGAAGAAGAAGGCCGCCGCGAGCAAGTAG
- a CDS encoding PilZ domain-containing protein: MQSRGRHRIPVGYPANIQSDTCAGEGTLLDLSPTGCRMRSDIALDAGTYLALEIAVAQEPAPLGVEVSVVRWCKDGQLGIEFLRYRQGDRERVTHFVETMPSYHAPVSAYAESTLSAASV, encoded by the coding sequence ATGCAGTCCCGAGGTCGCCACCGCATTCCCGTCGGCTATCCGGCCAATATCCAAAGTGATACCTGCGCCGGTGAAGGCACCTTGCTCGACCTCTCGCCCACGGGCTGCAGAATGCGCAGCGACATTGCGCTAGATGCAGGCACCTACCTGGCGCTCGAGATCGCGGTGGCCCAGGAGCCAGCCCCGCTGGGAGTGGAAGTGTCCGTGGTCCGCTGGTGCAAGGACGGCCAATTGGGAATTGAGTTTCTTCGGTACCGCCAGGGAGACCGCGAGCGGGTCACGCATTTCGTCGAAACCATGCCCTCGTATCACGCCCCCGTCTCGGCCTACGCAGAATCAACCCTCAGCGCCGCCAGCGTATAG